From Aegilops tauschii subsp. strangulata cultivar AL8/78 chromosome 5, Aet v6.0, whole genome shotgun sequence:
GATTGTGTGGATCTATTGCAAGATCAGGGACAAAAGTTGGCCATGTTTTTTCTTTATCTGGGGAGGAGCAAAATGCAGGGGACATTTCGTTTCAGTCTATCTCTCTAGTGCACGCACGAAAAGAAGCGCTAGTAGTAATTTTTTGGTGACGCAGGTCTGTTGATCAACGGCAACTTCGAGACGGCGCCGAGGAAGGTGAACAAGACCCTCATCGTGGGGCGGCACTCGCTGCCGGGGTGGACGCTGCGGGGCCACGTCGAGTACGTCTCGGCGGGGCCGCAGCCGGGCGGCATGTTCTTCGCGGTGCCGCACGGCGTGCACGCGCTCCGCCTCGGCAGCCACGCGTcggcgtcgcagaacgtgtccgtGCGCCCCGGCTCGCTCTACGCGCTCACCTTCGCCGCCACCCGCACCTGCGCGCAGGACGAGGCCCTGCGCATCGCCGTGTCCCCGTCGCTCTCGGCCCCCGCCGACGTCGCCGTCCGCACCCTCTACAGCGCCGACACCGCCGACACGTGGGCCTGGGGCTTCCGCGCCTCCTCCCCCGTCGCGCAGGTCACCTTCAGCAACCCCGGCGTGCAGGAGGACGCCGCGTGCGGCCCGCTCATCGACGCCGTCGCCATCAAGGAGCTCCCCACGCCCTACCCCACCAAAGGTCAGATCCGTCCGAGTTCGTTCGTTTCGTCTCCACGAAATGCTCTGGTCGTGTCATGTGTTGCTTGAGGTTGACGATGAGATTGGTGTCGCTGCAGATAACCTGATCAAGAACGACGGCTTCGAGATCGGTCCGCAGGTGTTCAAGAACTCGTCGGTGGGCGTGCTGCTGCCGCCCAAGCAGAAGGACGTGACGTCGCCGCTGCCGGGCTGGATCATCGAGTCGCTCAAGGCGGTGCGGTACATCGACGCGGCCCACTTCTCGGTGCCGGCGGGGCAGTACGCGGTGGAGCTGGTGGCCGGGCGGGAGAGCGCCATCGCGCAGGTCATCCGCACCGTGCCCAACCGCGCCTACAACCTCTCCTACGTCGTCGGCGACGCCAAGAACGGCTGCCACGGCTCCATGCTCGTGGAGGCCTTCGCCGCCAACGTCACGCAGAAGGTGCCGTTCGAGTCCACGGGCAAGGGCGGCTTCAAGGCGGCGAGCCTCAGGTTCGTGGCCGCCGGAGTCCGCACCAGGGTCACCTTCTACAGCTCCTACTACCACACCAAGGTCACCGACGGCGTCTCGCTCTGCGGCCCCGTGCTGGACCAGGTCAAGATCGTGCCGATGAAGCTCTAGTCATCCATCGGAGTAAGACCAGAAGCTCAGATCAATCCTGTCTCGTTGATTCGGTATCGTTGTATCGTCTATGTAGTAGTGGGTACGTAATTTGTGACATTGCTGGACCTCTCTCTAATCGTGTACTAGCGTGGTGGAACTGGCGATGACTTGCCTGTGCTGTGCGTGAACCTCAACTTGTCTTGCGATTTTGTTTGATATTTGCGTAGACTTTCCACTTGGTTAGGGGCGGTGCGCACCGTGCACAAGAGCTACCCTTTTGTTTAAGAGTCAATTACACTAGTGGTGTCACAACTTGGCATGAATGTGTACTTTGGTGCTACAAGTTGTGAGATACATCTAAGTGGTGAAAAAACTTGGCTCCATCGTGCACATACGGTGCTTTTCTCAGTTTCGTACGAATCTAGCGCTGATTAAGCAAGCCAGCATGGCATGGGTCCCACTGGCAGTGAGAGAATTTTTACGAAAACCCCCTTGGAAGTTTTaatttttcgcaaaaaaagacCGTGTTGACTGTACATACAGATACAGAGGTGGCCTTTCCTTATGCGTTTATGACTTGCCTGTTCGGCTCCCTCTGTACAAACGCAAAAAAAGATCATTTGGAGGCGGCGGTGATCTGGACGACGGCATTGATCGGCGGCGTCGACGATGATGGAGCCCCGCCGACGAGCTCCTGGCGAGGCAGCCCCTGTATACAGTGAGCACGGCTCGACTTCCCTCCTCTGCAGCCCGTGATTTTGGTAGGGTTTTCATCGGTTGGTTCGCCAGCAACAAGCGTTGAGTTTCGTGTTGATTTCATCTGCAGATGCTTTTTAGATGGCGTGAGGTTAAAATCCCCCCTCGCATTCATCCGTAGTGTCGTTCGTCTCTAGGTTTTAGCACGGGTTTAGAAGGGCCCTTATTTTGTACATGAACAAATCAGATATGTTACAATGTAAGTGCTGCAGTCAAAACAGTATATGTGTTACTTATCTGAATTCTTGGACACTTGTTTACTGAATTTTTGGACACTTGTTAACTGAATATTTCGTCAGTTGTTAACTGAATTTTTCGACAGTTGTTAATTGAATTTTTCAACACTGTTTAACTGAATATTTGAACAAGTTAACTGCAAATAAAATGTACATTGTTAATAGAATGTTCTGAAATCATGTTTCCACCAGATCCATCCACTTCATATGTGCAAGCAGAGGAGGTCCCAGTGACACAAAATGCACTACAAGAGGAGTGGCATGATGATTTCCAGACCTTATAGAGCAAGCTGCATATCAAATTGAGTTCATGAATGAACTGGACAAAAATGCAATCAAGTTCATGTATGAACTTTTGTTCTCTAGATTGTTAGAACTAAAGTTGAACCATGTCAGGAGCTGAACATGTCTTTTGCTACCATGCTTAAATCAATATTTATGACTTATGTGAAGATTATATGATGCTATCCTGTGCTATATGATTTCTGTGATACTATTTTACCTGAAATTTTACTTCATTTCATATTAAAATGCTTGTTGTAGAGTTTTTGACAGAAAGCTTGCTGTACAGTCTATTTTTCCTGAAATTTTACTTCATTTCATACTAAAATGCTTGTTCTGGAGTTTCTGACATAAACCTTGTTGTACAGTATATTTTTTTCCTGAAATTTTACTTCATTTCATATTAAAATGCTTGTTCTGGAGTTTCTGACATAAACCTTGTTGTACAGTATTTTTTTTCCTGACATTTTACTTCATTTCATCTTAAAATGCTTATTGTGGAGTTTCTGACAGAAACCTTGCTGTACAGTTTCTCATACTAACTGATTCAAGTTACAACAATTTTAACAGTATAAGAAATGAAGTTTGTGATAGAAACCTTGCTGTACAGTTTCTCATATGAACTAATTCAAGTTGTAAGCTCTCTTCTCTTAAAACAAAATTTTGGTTCTGTGTGAGTCAGTTTTTAAGTTTCACATTTCTCTTCCACAACAAACAGTACTGTCAACTGCAAGAATTAGATAAGAATTTGACATGAAACCACACTTCTTAATTACCAAATACTACATTCTGTACCACACTTCTTAATTACCAAATACTACATTTTGTTCACATGTTTCAGTACACATAACTCCTCTCTAAATAGGAACCGGATACATCACTTCCTGTCAAAGATTTCAAACACAATTGCAACTAATCCAAAGTACATGCACACAGCAAACATAATCATCCTATCTCTAGATTGAAGCTGATCTCTATGCATCCTTCCAGTCATCTTCTTCTCCATCTTGTGCTTCTCCTTCTCTGCTTCTATCTCACCAACTATCTCCACCAGCTTCATCTCCAGCACCTCATTCTTCTTTGCTAATTCAGCTATGACACTTCTTTCCCTCCCTGCCATGGTTTGTCAATCCATTTGACATAACCAGAAGTCCTAGCATCCTGTTCAGTCAACAAGGTTTATGTTATCAAGAGTAATTATCAACACCACAATGTACTGCATGAAAAAAATTGCACGACAGAGAGTGGTCAGAGAGGGTCAGAGAGGAGAGAGAATGAACGACAGAGATGAGAGAGATCGCGTGAGCTAACCTCAGGTTCAATGGCTCGCCGCCGTGCTCACTTCTGCACCTTCGCCGCCGTCCTCAACGCAGAAGACGACCGCCGCCGTCGTGCTCAACACAGAGGACCGCCGGCGTCGTGCTCAAAGCACAAGAACGCCGCCGCCGTGCTCTGCAAAATGGGGAACGAGGGTTAGGGATTTGGCCACCTCTGTACAGGCTTATTTCTGAAAAATTAAAAATTCCAAGGGGATTTTCGTAAAAACTCACACCACACGTGCCAGGCCGCACCCTCTGGTCGCTGCCAGTGGGACCTGTGCCACGCTGGCTTGCTTAGTCAGCACTAGATTCGTACGAAACCGAGAAAAACACCGTATGTGCACGATGGAGCCAAGTTTTTTCACCACTTTGATGTATCTCACAACTTGTagcatcaaagtgcacattcatGCCAAGTTGTGACACCACTAGTGTAATTGACTCTTTGTTTAACTCCGTGTGTTGTTGCTCTGTTCTGTGCGGCTCGAGCAGATAGGCACGACACGATTAACCCCGGTCTCCGTATATATCACTCTGTGGCTAGCTAGCACGGAGCCAGATAGTTCTTTCACCTTACGTTAGGGTTCTTCCTTCTCTCGGCAGCGAAGCCGGTGTTGAGCTCATCTATTCCGATCCCAACACCTCCCCTCACCGGAGTCCCGTCTTGATGAGCGGGCGGCGGAAGTACTACTGAAAAGGACAATGAACAAGATGGACCAAAAGGAAGTTGTGCACACCGATGGCAGAAGCGGTGATTTGTTGAGATACGGGTCTAGATTATATTGATGTGTTCTTTTTAGGATCaataatgccgctttgttgattAAACCGTGACTAGGAATGCCATCCGAAACAAACTCCATAATGCAATCTAGAGGAACAGAAAATCAAACCTTACAGAGTTCTTCACTCATAGTCTCAAACCAAACATAGCTAAGTTTATCCGCGGCACCATTCGCATTATGTCTCACCCATGATTCCTTTACCTCTTGGAAAGCTTTGAGCATCTCCTTAATCTCCTCAATGCAAGGCCCGAAAGCAGAAAGATTCTTTGCCGGCCGTTGATCATTTTGACCACCAAAACATTATCTAGCTCCAAGTGCAGCTTCTTCGTGTTGAGTTCCGACACCACCTATATTGCCCTTTTGCATGCCTTGATCTCCACCGCCTCCAGATCAGTGATTCCATCAAAGCAATGACAGGTCACCGCCCTGAACGCACCCATGTGACCTTGCAACACAACACCCCTCCTCCCTTGTCACCATACCTGGCAACAGCCATGTCAGAGTTGGCCTTCACCCAGCCCTCTTCCGGGGGTTCCCATTTCTGTTTAATCTCTGCCTTGCTCAGCTTTACCTTGTCTCCATGGATCGCGCTCCACTCATCAACATATGCTAACACCGAGCGTGTGGTTTCATGTGGGTCAGCGATCTTTCTTCCATCTCTTGCCTCATTTCGAACCAGCCAAAGCCCATATGTGGCCTGAACCATCATCATCCGCTCGTGGTCATGTGCATATGCAAACCAGCCCAGTAGCCAAGAAAATACATATGCCGATTGGCGGGTACTACTGGTTGGGGCTCACCCATGGCGGCGCCGCCGCCTGAGAGGTGGCTATGCGGTGCCAGGTGGAGGTGGGTACGCGCCCACTCGGTTTATCGTTTTCAATTTATGTAGCATAGTTGCATAAACTTAGCTTTGTGTAACTAACTGATAGTTGTTGCACGAGTAAAATGCATGTGTGGTTCTAATTCTTTCAACAAAGTGTCGATTGGGTCCTAATTCTTTCAAAATGCACATGTGAGTCCTAATTATTTTAAATTTGTTCCGAAGTCATAACTCCATCTGACCACCGCTGCCCAGCTTGCGTGGTGCTTCGACCCTGGCCATGTCGACAGGAGGGCCCAGACGGGATAATGACCAATCGTGCATATTTGCAAAAGAACCCTTGAACCCTAATTCCTTCAGCCGCGATCCTTTCCTCTTCCCCACCCCTCTCTGGTGAAACAGGGGTGATTGATAGCGGAGGCGCTGCTTCGATGAGAAGAGGTGGTCATCGCAGGCGGttgtccggcggcggcgccgCTAGGATGGTGGCACGGCTACGGCAACCTGGAGATCCTCATTCATGATATGGTCAGTGCCCGTACCCCTAACCCACAATGCTACTCTTTCGTTCCTCTTGTTCCGACTTAGGCCGAATCCATGATCGAAACCCTTGTATTCTAGGACCACAAGAGGAGCTTTTCATCGTAGAAACAAACCGTGCTGGAATGTTTTGCGGATTTGGCAAGTCGAAGTCATATGATGATTGCAAAGTTGCTCCGTTCGATGGCTATGAAGTAGTACATGGTCTCCTCTCTGGCTCATTGATTTCATGCAGCAATTAGGATATAGTGACCAATCAAACATCACTTTGTACTGCTTGCTCCCTAGAAAGAATCTAGATGATGGACTCGGATTGTGGATTGTGACACTCACACATTGCACATGATAGCAGTTGTTCCACAATTTCAGTATTTTCAGTTATCTGTGGACCACAAAAATATGACATTTAACTATGTAATCTATGATATTCATATTAGTGGTACACTTGATCTGTCTCCTGTATTAAGCCCTAAGTCTCCTGGATTTATGATGACCTACAAGTACATAGGGCTGTTGTAGCACTTTCGTGATAAGTAAAGTGTCGAACCCACAGGGAGCGAATAGGAAGGAATTACAAACCCTGCAACTACGCTAACACTTAAGTAGTTACGTACGCAACCAAACCGTAGTTTTTGGAAATGGCCTATTATAGTAGGTTACTAGGAAGACAAATAAAGATAGTGTTTACTAAACTACAGACAGGAAATAAAGAGACTAAACTAAGGGAAACGGTGCTTGAGTAGTAAATGTTCTTGAGGGATTTGGAGTTATCACCACAAGTATGATGCTGACAACACATGATAGACATGGCTCTATATCTGTATCACTATGTCACTTGTATATGATCTCGTGTGGGCGGAGCCAATAAAGTACGCATCCCCACTCCGGTTATTGCACACACTCGTGCCAGCACCGTGCTTCCCCACTCTGGTTATCACAATGATGATTAAGGAGGAGTGAACTCCCCATGGACACAACATTAAATTCACCACTAATCCCTACTGCAATGACCAGGGACGAAGGGAGAATAGGGTGCTACTTGTGATAGGCATTGGGTTTcccccgaagaggaagggtgattgatacgtctccgtcgtatctactttttctcacgcttttcctcttgttttggactctaatttccatgatttgaatgaaactaacccggactgacattgttttcagcagaactaccatggtgttgttttttgtgcagaaataaaagttctcggaatggaacgaaactttgcgaggattttttatataataaaagagaatttctgcaaccaagaaccaccggaggggggcacctgggtgtgcacaatccaccagggcgcgcccccctccaggtgcgcccaggtgggttgtgcccacctggtggccccgcagaccctgaaaccgacgctataaaatcacatatttccaacaaaaatcagagaggacgaattatcgcgttccacgagatggagccgccgccgtctcctgttcttcatcgggaggccagatctgaagcccgtttggggctccggggagggggattttcgatcttcgtcatcaccaacccttctctatcgccaattccatgatgctccccgccaggagtgagtaattccttcatagcactactgcaggatgctgctaacgcgacactacgatcagagaccctttcacgaaactgtgtgcgatgcattaatcacaaacggggatgtaaaaaaaccatcaaaaaaggtgtaaaacgtttgcaatggaggatgcatcaaacacggttcagattttagttgcgtgtgcgatccagggcatatggttcagtccaatgaactgtttgcgatgaggcggaacaaaagaaacgggcagcctgatgaaggcgtgtgcgatatagagcgtacggttcactcggatgaactgtttgtgattaggcaacacaaaagaaacgggcagccagatgaaggtgtgtgcgatatacatcatacgattcactcggatgaactgtttgtgattaggcaacacaaaagaaacggtcagccagatcaaggtgtgtgtgattgaaagaagcatgcgcgatggtaataacgtcagcgcacggttgttggaacaagacgtgtgctgacattgcctattgcagtgcaccctatggtgcaaacgccacgtacgcggccgagaaggcgtacgtgcccacgttacgccttccgggaatagtgccgcacttataactgtcagtaaattttgagcatgcgtcccgtcacaatTGTTTTTAGAAGATCAGGGAGtccgcgtcccgtcacattccaaattacaaacctattcacaccgatcaaaacctaaacggttttccacttaggagcgtattactatGCGGTTacaaatactactactccaagatgattgcacattcctcctcaactcctcatccacaaaaattcaaaaacaaacaagtcattcatcatcgttcccttgcgtccgccatggccagcgtgagttctgggtcgagagattgccaccagggagaggcgatcctggaagcgggagcacgagaaatgtcccgcctcgccgcgaaagcagccaacatgtcccgcctcacggccgtagcagcagagaggtcccgccgcgccgccgaagcagcacggaggacccgccatgccgtcgatgcagcagactggtccggccgcgccgcggaagcagaagagatgtcccgccgcgtgGCGAATGCAACAGAGATGCCcccccgcgccgcggcggcctgggaaaatgcctcgcgggcaggcgaggactcttacaggcgcatgtgtgccctcgtccttaggcagatggattagatctccaggtgggcgaggttgcaggatgacctgaaagcctcgtttgaacactGTACtgacgtcatccggcaactaaatgagagcaatgcgaagctccgggccgagtgcgacctgctgagggcgaagatcgccggaagtGCGGAGTAGtaggagcagaccactgccttgttgaagaggaccggcgtcatcgtcgagaaacttatggacgagaatgccatgttgcgcatcgagcgcagaaggctggtggaggaatccgtggatgctctcaaccAGCAtattgaggacaagaaagagctcatcgccgctcgccgcggagactagttcccgcggcctgcagcaacgcatcaagaaagtagagatcatcGAGCCAGCGAGTTGTCTTCCTCTTCTTTTGCCcatgtgtatttcgggcgttgccgcatgtggcttttttaattatgtttttaaatatgtaagacaattattatccattgtcatcgtccttatattcatcatgcttgctataagtcgtagtcgatgctatataggtccgtcggatcttacatcaagatccgtgcaaaactttcttttcaaattttcatttttctctcttaaatctcagtccagtgagacatatagccacgccgtagaacaggtgctcgggcgccattaatggacacgttgggagggaggtgcgtggcgggtagcggtcaaagggctctcctcccgatgagcacgcgcaggggtcggatcgcacgcctcccgtactcaaatagctatcCCGCACGGCACCTTccagccaataaaaaaaggggacgcgtggccacacgtaattggtaagtcgaacacccacggtttcaataatacttgtgtttccgatttgtaacgtgacagcacttgttccaaaatgactttgttgattgttaatgtgtgcgccttcgcaaatccgacagaaaaattaccacagcatgttggtgccatgtcatgagaccatgccaagttccatgattttcaagcgtgttttgaaattacaggaattaaaaaaccaagtttctcaatctttccggccgagccacgacgcccagatgtttgaatttcactcccatctcttgcatgggacctagaaattcacccaaggacacacatgtaatttttcaaacaactttggtgcactggagcatgtgcttgtacttcaaatttgaattatacacattaaatgcacagaaactcaattaatgtataaaaaaggccatacgaacatggaataattccaaaatttagcacgatacttctatttggtctaatttgcatgtgtaaaaaattaaggcgggagaacgTAGTGTACGTATgccgtttcgcacacggaggtgacacgttccctctcggaacaaggagccttcttgagggaagctccggtttgcaagaagcttacatcaaagcttgtcccaattcggccaaaaaaatcactgcagcatgttggtgccatgtcatgacaccatgccaagtttcatgattttcagccgtgttttggatttacaggaattaaaaatccaagtttctcgatcattccggccgagccacgacacccagatgtttgaattttattcccatttcttccatggacctataaattcacccaaagacacatatgtgatttttcagcaaactttggtgcattggagcatgtgcttgtagttcaaatttgaattatgcacattaaatgcccagaaactcaattaatgcataaaaatgctaaacgaacccggaataattccagatttaaacacgacactcatgtactagttgcatgttcactgtacgaaaatgttctagcaattcaaacaccatcctttccctccgtaacaccattttgtctttcaaaacat
This genomic window contains:
- the LOC109781161 gene encoding protein TEEBE, encoding MELPWGALLLALLSVSSSSAVATLAVTAPPPAPARAPAPVTAPAPAHAPPQAQEAEGLLINGNFETAPRKVNKTLIVGRHSLPGWTLRGHVEYVSAGPQPGGMFFAVPHGVHALRLGSHASASQNVSVRPGSLYALTFAATRTCAQDEALRIAVSPSLSAPADVAVRTLYSADTADTWAWGFRASSPVAQVTFSNPGVQEDAACGPLIDAVAIKELPTPYPTKDNLIKNDGFEIGPQVFKNSSVGVLLPPKQKDVTSPLPGWIIESLKAVRYIDAAHFSVPAGQYAVELVAGRESAIAQVIRTVPNRAYNLSYVVGDAKNGCHGSMLVEAFAANVTQKVPFESTGKGGFKAASLRFVAAGVRTRVTFYSSYYHTKVTDGVSLCGPVLDQVKIVPMKL